One Arthrobacter sp. StoSoilB20 DNA segment encodes these proteins:
- the nusG gene encoding transcription termination/antitermination protein NusG: MSEQELEVNETELEAADDAAAEAVEESEVDSAAPESADADDSEEDFEADVDDESDDASGDVADDDDASEESDGDDLAAAAAAAPADPAEEFKAKLRRQEGDWYVIHSYAGYENRVKANLETRIQTLDMEDYIFEIQVPMEEVVEIKNAQRKVINRVRIPGYVLVRMDLTDASWGAVRHTPGVTGFVGNAHNPVPLRLDEVFSMLAPVFEEEQAEQGKPVNKQNQAPVAVDFEVGESVIVKEGPFETLPATISEIKPESQTLVVLVSIFERETPVTLAFNQVTKI; the protein is encoded by the coding sequence GTGTCTGAGCAGGAGCTCGAGGTAAACGAGACTGAGCTGGAAGCAGCCGACGACGCCGCAGCTGAGGCTGTGGAAGAGTCCGAGGTTGATTCTGCTGCGCCCGAATCTGCCGACGCCGACGATTCCGAAGAGGACTTCGAAGCCGACGTGGACGACGAGTCCGATGATGCGTCCGGCGATGTCGCAGATGATGACGACGCTTCGGAAGAGTCCGACGGCGACGACCTCGCAGCCGCTGCTGCTGCAGCGCCCGCTGACCCGGCTGAAGAATTCAAGGCCAAGCTGCGCCGCCAGGAAGGTGACTGGTACGTCATCCACTCCTACGCAGGTTACGAGAACCGCGTAAAGGCCAACCTCGAGACCCGCATCCAGACCCTGGACATGGAAGATTACATCTTCGAAATCCAGGTCCCCATGGAAGAGGTTGTCGAGATCAAGAATGCGCAGCGCAAGGTGATCAACCGCGTTCGCATCCCCGGTTACGTCCTGGTCCGCATGGACCTGACGGACGCCTCCTGGGGCGCCGTTCGCCACACCCCTGGTGTTACCGGCTTCGTGGGCAACGCCCACAACCCCGTTCCGCTGCGCCTTGACGAGGTCTTCTCCATGCTCGCCCCGGTCTTCGAAGAAGAGCAGGCAGAGCAGGGCAAGCCGGTCAACAAGCAGAACCAGGCTCCCGTGGCCGTCGACTTCGAGGTCGGCGAGTCGGTCATCGTCAAGGAGGGCCCGTTCGAGACCCTTCCGGCGACGATCTCCGAGATCAAGCCCGAGTCCCAGACCCTGGTGGTCCTGGTCTCGATCTTCGAGCGCGAAACCCCGGTGACGCTCGCATTCAACCAGGTCACCAAGATCTAG
- a CDS encoding pyridoxal phosphate-dependent aminotransferase, translated as MSAGTTTARISQRISAIAESATLAVDAKAKALKAAGRPVIGFGAGEPDFPTPDYIVQAAIEAAGQPKYHRYSPAGGLPELKKAIAEKTLRDSGYKVDPSQVLVTNGGKQAVYNTFATLVDPGDEVIIPTPFWTTYPEAIRLAGGVPVEVFAGPEQGYLVTVEQLEAAVTDRTKILLFVSPSNPTGAVYSPEQVAEIGKWAASKGLWVVTDEIYEHLTYDGVEFTSIATAAPELGDKVVILNGVAKTYAMTGWRVGWMIGPADVIKAATNLQSHATSNVSNIMQVAAAAALTGPLTAVDEMKVAFDRRRKAIVAGLNAIEGVECPTPTGAFYVYADVRGLLGKEFETSNGPVRPQTSAELATLILDEVEVAIVPGEAFGPSGYVRLSYALGDEDLAEGVRRIQEFLGKAK; from the coding sequence ATGTCTGCCGGAACAACTACCGCCCGCATTTCACAGCGAATCTCCGCCATCGCCGAGTCCGCCACCCTTGCCGTTGACGCCAAGGCCAAGGCACTGAAGGCCGCGGGCCGTCCCGTGATCGGTTTCGGTGCCGGGGAACCCGATTTCCCCACCCCGGATTACATCGTCCAGGCCGCCATTGAAGCTGCCGGCCAGCCGAAGTACCACCGCTACTCCCCCGCCGGCGGCCTCCCCGAGCTGAAGAAAGCCATCGCGGAGAAGACCCTGCGGGACTCCGGCTACAAGGTTGACCCTTCCCAGGTGCTGGTGACCAACGGTGGCAAGCAAGCCGTCTACAACACCTTCGCCACCTTGGTGGATCCGGGCGACGAGGTCATCATTCCCACCCCGTTCTGGACCACCTACCCCGAAGCCATCCGCCTCGCCGGCGGTGTGCCCGTTGAGGTTTTCGCCGGACCGGAACAGGGATACCTGGTGACCGTCGAACAGCTTGAAGCCGCTGTAACCGACCGCACCAAGATCCTGCTGTTCGTTTCCCCGTCCAACCCCACCGGCGCCGTGTACAGCCCGGAGCAGGTTGCGGAGATCGGTAAATGGGCCGCTTCCAAGGGTCTTTGGGTTGTCACGGACGAGATCTACGAGCACTTGACCTACGACGGCGTTGAGTTCACCTCCATCGCCACCGCAGCCCCGGAACTGGGCGACAAAGTCGTGATCCTCAACGGTGTGGCCAAGACCTATGCCATGACCGGTTGGCGCGTGGGCTGGATGATTGGCCCGGCTGACGTCATCAAGGCAGCCACCAACCTGCAGTCGCACGCCACCTCCAACGTCTCGAACATCATGCAGGTCGCCGCCGCCGCTGCCCTCACGGGGCCGCTGACCGCCGTCGATGAAATGAAGGTTGCGTTCGACCGCCGCCGTAAAGCGATCGTTGCCGGCCTGAACGCCATTGAAGGCGTTGAATGCCCGACGCCGACCGGCGCCTTCTACGTCTACGCGGACGTCCGCGGACTCTTGGGTAAGGAATTCGAGACCTCCAACGGTCCCGTCCGGCCGCAGACCTCGGCTGAACTTGCCACGCTCATCCTTGACGAAGTCGAAGTTGCCATTGTTCCGGGCGAAGCCTTCGGGCCCTCGGGCTATGTCCGGCTGTCCTACGCCCTCGGCGATGAGGACCTCGCCGAAGGTGTCCGTCGTATTCAGGAATTCCTGGGCAAGGCCAAGTAG
- a CDS encoding GNAT family N-acetyltransferase, translating to MAETVGMTVDEAKTVHVEQLWVPDTLDSPDAADFLDAVEVGRRVRMETWGSDDLAYTPLEKLLEFSDPYERQIILVAKVNGTIVGTVDIALPLTDNMDLAEFTLDILPEHQSQGVGRQLLEAAEELARAEGRTMILVDTNHPATSLTEVPEDQLIPGSGAGFVPVSSREVDFAKRAGYTLQHIEQFSSCILPLDSKLVGDLQLEAEEANGGRYALHHWTDRCPEPWLEAVAELENAAGEVVRDEGDEEAPEVEASGMVFDPAVLRETEDAALAQGRRTVVTAVEHVETGRLVGLTTISVLAHRQDVVFQDDTLVLQEHRGNKLGLLIKVANMERLSEQFPDARVIYTWNAPENRYLLTVNKQLGFTTAGVTGLWQKELPGRGKDTTSSD from the coding sequence ATGGCAGAAACGGTTGGGATGACTGTAGACGAGGCAAAGACCGTTCATGTCGAGCAGCTGTGGGTGCCTGACACCCTGGACAGCCCCGATGCCGCTGATTTCCTGGACGCCGTGGAAGTGGGCCGGCGGGTAAGGATGGAGACCTGGGGGAGTGACGATCTCGCCTATACCCCGCTGGAGAAACTCCTGGAGTTCTCCGATCCTTATGAGCGCCAGATCATCCTGGTGGCCAAGGTAAACGGAACGATTGTGGGCACCGTGGACATCGCCTTGCCCCTGACGGACAACATGGACCTGGCCGAGTTCACCCTTGACATCCTGCCTGAGCATCAAAGCCAGGGCGTCGGGCGCCAATTGCTCGAGGCTGCGGAGGAGTTGGCCCGGGCGGAGGGCAGGACCATGATCCTGGTGGACACCAACCATCCTGCAACATCCCTGACTGAGGTTCCCGAAGACCAGTTGATCCCTGGAAGCGGTGCAGGCTTTGTGCCGGTCAGCAGCCGGGAAGTGGATTTCGCCAAACGTGCCGGCTATACGCTGCAGCACATTGAGCAGTTCAGCTCCTGCATACTGCCGCTGGATTCCAAACTGGTTGGTGACCTGCAGTTGGAGGCCGAGGAAGCCAACGGTGGCCGTTATGCGCTGCACCACTGGACTGACCGATGCCCGGAACCGTGGCTTGAGGCCGTCGCCGAGTTGGAGAATGCGGCCGGTGAGGTGGTTCGCGACGAGGGGGACGAAGAAGCTCCTGAAGTGGAGGCAAGCGGCATGGTGTTCGACCCCGCCGTCCTTCGCGAAACTGAAGACGCAGCCCTGGCGCAGGGCCGGCGCACGGTGGTCACCGCCGTCGAACATGTCGAGACCGGAAGGCTGGTTGGCCTGACAACCATCAGCGTGCTGGCCCATCGCCAGGACGTGGTGTTCCAGGACGACACCTTGGTCCTCCAGGAACACCGGGGCAACAAGCTGGGCCTGCTGATCAAAGTGGCCAACATGGAGAGGCTCAGCGAGCAGTTCCCGGACGCCCGGGTGATCTACACCTGGAACGCACCGGAGAACCGTTACCTCCTTACGGTGAACAAGCAGTTGGGATTTACGACGGCGGGCGTCACCGGACTCTGGCAAAAGGAACTTCCCGGACGGGGCAAGGACACGACGTCGTCGGACTAG
- a CDS encoding GNAT family N-acetyltransferase, which produces MSSSNSSENGGLSVERIRVPDKPGGESPEFQAFHRLNVEHHMELWGNADRCATLTEAAVFWRGSEYEERQVFLAFLGDAVVGSGTLTLPLSENTTTAGVDVLVAAPFRRRGFGSGILNVLEQLAKDRDRISFDGYCGEPIGPVLAGAELVKAKSGTGGVPSDNPSTRFALHHGYSLEQVETNSTLGLPVAETVLGTLEDEAMPGAAGYSVITWQDRCPEDLVKVFARLKSLMSTEVPIAGLGWEGEEWDAVRVRQEESTWSASGLDWVVAVARHDATGELAAYTVLTHRGAMPAVVFQEDTLVAPGHRGHRLGMLVKIANLRRAMQLWPDATSVMTWNANENRHMLAINIALGFKPSGLEGEWQKRLG; this is translated from the coding sequence GTGTCGTCGTCGAACTCTTCCGAAAATGGCGGGCTGTCCGTCGAACGCATCCGCGTGCCCGACAAACCCGGCGGAGAATCCCCGGAATTCCAGGCGTTCCATCGACTGAACGTGGAGCATCACATGGAGCTCTGGGGCAACGCTGACCGCTGTGCCACCCTGACGGAGGCAGCCGTCTTCTGGCGCGGGAGTGAATACGAGGAACGGCAGGTGTTTCTGGCGTTTCTCGGTGATGCTGTGGTGGGCAGCGGCACGCTGACGCTGCCACTGAGCGAGAACACGACGACGGCGGGCGTGGACGTCCTTGTCGCCGCACCTTTCCGGCGGCGCGGGTTTGGGTCCGGGATACTCAACGTCCTCGAACAGCTGGCGAAGGACCGCGACCGCATCTCTTTTGACGGCTATTGCGGGGAACCGATCGGGCCGGTGCTGGCGGGCGCAGAGTTGGTGAAGGCTAAATCCGGAACGGGTGGTGTCCCATCGGACAACCCCTCCACGCGTTTTGCCCTTCATCACGGATATTCGCTGGAGCAAGTCGAAACGAACAGCACGTTGGGCCTTCCCGTAGCGGAAACGGTGCTGGGCACGCTGGAAGATGAAGCGATGCCAGGAGCTGCGGGGTATAGCGTCATTACCTGGCAGGACCGGTGCCCCGAGGATCTGGTGAAGGTCTTCGCGCGCCTCAAGAGCCTGATGAGTACGGAAGTGCCCATCGCCGGGTTGGGCTGGGAAGGCGAAGAATGGGATGCCGTACGTGTCCGCCAGGAAGAGTCCACATGGAGTGCAAGCGGCCTTGATTGGGTGGTTGCGGTTGCGCGCCACGATGCCACGGGTGAATTGGCTGCCTATACCGTCCTCACTCACCGTGGGGCGATGCCGGCGGTGGTCTTTCAGGAGGACACACTGGTAGCCCCTGGACACCGTGGGCACCGCTTGGGGATGCTGGTCAAGATCGCCAACCTTCGCCGTGCGATGCAGCTTTGGCCGGACGCCACGTCGGTTATGACATGGAACGCCAATGAAAACCGGCATATGCTGGCCATTAATATCGCCCTGGGATTCAAGCCCTCCGGCTTGGAAGGCGAATGGCAGAAACGGTTGGGATGA
- the rplA gene encoding 50S ribosomal protein L1 has protein sequence MAKRSKAYEAAVAKIEADKVYAPIEAINLAKDTNPSKFDATVEVAFRLGVDPRKADQMVRGTVNLPHGTGKTARVLVFATGDKAEAAIAAGADFVGSDDLIEKIAAGWTDFDAAVATPDLMGKVGRLGKVLGPRNLMPNPKTGTVTPDVTKAVNDIKGGKIDFRVDKHSNLHFIIGKVSFDANKLAENYAAALEEVLRLKPSASKGRYIQKATVATTFGPGITVDPNVTKVLTDA, from the coding sequence ATGGCAAAGCGCAGCAAAGCATATGAGGCAGCCGTAGCCAAGATCGAGGCAGACAAGGTCTACGCCCCGATCGAAGCCATCAACCTCGCGAAGGACACCAACCCTTCCAAGTTCGACGCAACCGTTGAGGTCGCTTTCCGCCTGGGCGTTGACCCGCGTAAGGCCGACCAGATGGTCCGTGGCACCGTCAACCTGCCGCACGGCACCGGTAAGACCGCCCGCGTCCTCGTTTTCGCAACCGGTGACAAGGCTGAAGCAGCAATCGCTGCAGGCGCCGACTTCGTTGGTTCCGATGACCTGATCGAAAAGATCGCAGCCGGCTGGACCGACTTCGACGCCGCAGTGGCAACCCCTGACCTCATGGGCAAGGTTGGCCGCCTCGGTAAGGTCCTCGGCCCGCGTAACCTCATGCCGAACCCGAAGACCGGCACGGTTACCCCGGATGTCACCAAGGCTGTCAACGACATCAAGGGTGGCAAGATCGACTTCCGCGTCGACAAGCACTCGAACCTGCACTTCATCATCGGCAAGGTGTCTTTCGACGCCAACAAGCTGGCCGAGAACTACGCAGCAGCACTGGAAGAGGTTCTTCGTTTGAAGCCGTCCGCTTCCAAGGGCCGCTACATCCAGAAGGCTACCGTTGCCACCACGTTCGGTCCGGGCATCACCGTTGACCCGAACGTCACCAAGGTTCTCACCGACGCGTAA
- the secE gene encoding preprotein translocase subunit SecE encodes MSEDQVTETAASSSKGRPAKKADRGFFARIALFVRQVIGELKKVVAPTRKELINYTLVVLVFVAIMMLIVTLLDLAFGTGVSWVFGGSGATDR; translated from the coding sequence GTGAGTGAGGATCAGGTGACCGAAACAGCTGCCAGCAGCTCTAAGGGCCGTCCCGCCAAGAAAGCCGATCGCGGCTTCTTCGCCCGTATTGCTCTCTTCGTCCGCCAGGTCATTGGTGAACTGAAGAAGGTCGTTGCCCCCACCCGCAAGGAACTGATCAATTACACGCTCGTGGTGCTGGTGTTCGTGGCCATCATGATGCTCATCGTCACCCTTCTGGACCTGGCCTTCGGCACGGGAGTCAGCTGGGTCTTTGGTGGGTCAGGCGCTACGGACCGCTAA
- the rplK gene encoding 50S ribosomal protein L11, with translation MAPKKKVTGLIKLQIQAGAANPAPPIGPALGQHGVNIMEFCKAYNAATESQRGNVIPVEITVYEDRSFTFITKTPPAAELIKKAAGVAKGSATPHTVKVAKLTQAQVEEIASTKMEDLNANDIKAAALIIAGTARSMGITVEG, from the coding sequence TTGGCTCCCAAGAAGAAGGTCACCGGCCTCATCAAGCTGCAGATCCAGGCAGGTGCCGCTAACCCGGCCCCGCCGATCGGTCCTGCGCTTGGCCAGCACGGTGTCAACATCATGGAATTCTGCAAGGCGTACAACGCTGCAACGGAATCCCAGCGCGGAAACGTTATCCCGGTGGAAATCACGGTCTACGAAGACCGTTCCTTCACCTTCATCACCAAGACCCCGCCGGCTGCAGAGCTCATCAAGAAGGCTGCAGGCGTCGCCAAGGGTTCAGCTACCCCGCACACCGTCAAGGTTGCCAAGCTGACCCAGGCACAGGTCGAGGAAATTGCTTCCACCAAGATGGAAGACCTCAACGCCAACGACATCAAGGCTGCTGCCCTGATCATCGCCGGCACCGCCCGCTCCATGGGCATCACCGTAGAAGGCTGA